A section of the Leptospira kobayashii genome encodes:
- a CDS encoding elongation factor G-like protein, with translation MDYRTVGIFAHIDSGKTTLTERILFEAGKISAVGSIEDGTTESDTLKEEIERGISIRTTFHSIQWKTTFGEYCLQIVDTPGHIDFKNQITDILPAIQIAIVILEGGSPVQSQARLVIEELRANSIPIVFFINKLDRFRDDYLDSLISLEEILGKAPEVLFEENKEKPGEWVYYLESENSFPLSVHENLIKWSDELLLSQWNDPESNTKWNMIGLSQGTRDNFIFPVYGGSAKTGQGVKELLNLISWIHPKEKKSDSNLSQYTLFRRVHPQYERYAIVFGEKEINLPFLLKEGKREARIQQAYREENGEWLEISQVPQGMLYYIRETRELDTTPGNYLSPVDSGKKRELGDIMSVSPFSVTIEPESEGDKPDWLKALSNLSWEDPGYHFEEDPDTGQIHLWGRGELHIEIGLRRIQENSQKKIQTGSINIARFERLKKMASKVALEHRAFEDSKSSGTLIAVLEDTADFSKQIAFEVSLPEEVKNSIETAFFESTLFGFYGREVIGLRLVVLGFEFPGKDKEHLPSLLKVAIHSGMKDLFRENTILVGPLTEIEVSVDTTQLGVVLSELNRRSAKIHSVDEERAGKSRLKAKASAENLLGFSGSLRNMTKGIGISWERTAFTSEFYAVLKE, from the coding sequence ATGGACTACAGAACCGTTGGAATATTCGCTCATATCGATTCTGGGAAAACCACCCTCACCGAACGGATCTTATTCGAGGCAGGTAAGATTTCCGCCGTAGGCTCGATTGAAGACGGAACTACGGAATCCGACACATTAAAGGAAGAGATCGAGCGCGGGATTTCCATCCGGACCACGTTCCATTCCATCCAATGGAAGACCACTTTCGGAGAATACTGTCTTCAGATTGTAGACACTCCGGGCCATATTGACTTTAAAAACCAAATCACAGACATTCTACCTGCCATCCAGATTGCGATTGTAATTCTGGAGGGAGGTTCCCCCGTTCAGTCACAGGCAAGACTTGTTATTGAAGAACTGCGGGCAAACAGTATCCCCATTGTTTTTTTCATCAACAAACTGGATCGCTTTCGTGATGATTATTTGGATTCTTTGATTTCTCTGGAAGAGATACTGGGGAAAGCTCCCGAAGTCCTTTTTGAAGAAAATAAGGAAAAACCGGGAGAGTGGGTCTACTACCTGGAATCGGAAAATTCCTTCCCGCTTTCCGTTCATGAAAATTTAATCAAATGGTCGGACGAGTTATTATTATCCCAATGGAATGATCCCGAGAGCAATACCAAATGGAATATGATCGGATTGTCGCAAGGGACAAGAGACAATTTCATTTTTCCTGTTTATGGTGGATCGGCAAAGACGGGCCAGGGTGTGAAGGAACTTCTCAATTTGATTTCCTGGATTCATCCTAAGGAAAAAAAATCCGATTCGAACTTATCCCAATACACTCTTTTCCGTCGAGTTCATCCACAATACGAACGTTATGCCATCGTCTTTGGTGAAAAAGAGATCAACCTACCTTTTCTTCTGAAAGAGGGAAAAAGAGAGGCTAGGATCCAACAAGCGTACCGGGAAGAGAATGGGGAGTGGTTGGAAATCTCCCAGGTTCCACAGGGGATGCTGTATTACATCCGGGAAACCAGAGAATTGGATACAACTCCCGGGAATTATCTATCCCCTGTTGATTCGGGCAAAAAAAGAGAGTTAGGAGACATAATGTCCGTTAGTCCCTTTTCCGTTACGATTGAACCCGAGTCGGAAGGAGACAAGCCGGATTGGCTTAAGGCCCTGAGCAATCTTTCCTGGGAAGACCCTGGTTATCATTTTGAAGAGGATCCTGATACGGGACAGATCCATCTTTGGGGGAGAGGGGAGCTACATATCGAGATTGGACTCCGTAGAATCCAAGAGAATTCACAAAAAAAAATACAAACAGGATCTATAAACATTGCTAGATTTGAGCGTTTGAAAAAAATGGCTTCTAAGGTTGCACTAGAGCACCGTGCCTTTGAAGATTCAAAGTCGAGTGGCACGCTCATCGCAGTCCTGGAAGATACTGCCGACTTTTCAAAGCAAATTGCCTTTGAGGTAAGTCTTCCGGAAGAAGTAAAAAATTCTATCGAAACAGCTTTCTTTGAATCCACATTATTCGGGTTCTACGGAAGAGAGGTCATCGGCTTACGGCTGGTAGTCCTTGGTTTTGAGTTTCCTGGTAAAGATAAGGAACATTTGCCCTCTTTGCTTAAGGTTGCGATCCATTCAGGAATGAAGGATCTGTTTCGTGAGAACACCATTTTGGTTGGTCCTTTGACTGAGATTGAAGTTTCAGTCGATACAACACAACTCGGTGTAGTTCTTTCTGAGCTAAATCGCCGTTCCGCGAAAATCCATTCTGTGGATGAGGAACGAGCGGGTAAGAGTCGCTTAAAAGCCAAAGCATCGGCAGAAAACCTGCTTGGCTTTTCAGGGTCTCTTAGAAATATGACCAAAGGGATAGGCATTTCTTGGGAAAGGACTGCTTTTACCTCTGAATTTTACGCAGTTTTAAAGGA
- the rpoB gene encoding DNA-directed RNA polymerase subunit beta, giving the protein MNTRIQSRKRVNFGKITDLNLLPNLIYVQKKSFDWFLQAEAKDPTKRANQGLEAVFRESFPIESPNNDMVMEYGHYILGDAKRNPQESKDTDSSYAAPLKAVIRLIIKETGEIREQVVYMGDLPIMTDHGTFIINGAERVVVSQLHRSPGIFFSYDQARDTFSARVIPYRGSWLEFEMDNKGILVAKIDRKKKFPATLLVKSMGMGTNEEVLRLFYGSSKMKIAGAGPKELKRLIGRRTIADIINMETGEVMLDAGSKINEDNISILREMKVKEVDVIEFPKGKDNPVLINCLEKDGVNDYEDAIKKFHTIMRPGEPSTIENAESELKRLFFSPKTFDLGIVGRYKINSKFEFNNPKDFNKVEDRVLRKEDIIETVRYLVMLMSDAENFYPDDIDHLGNRRIRSVGELISNQLKLGFSRVERVIKERMTVQEPEQQTPQLLISIKPITAVINEFFGSSQLSQFMDQTNPLAELTHKRRLNALGPGGLSRDRAGFEVRDVHYSHYGRMCPIETPEGPNIGLILSMSSFARVNDYGFLETPYRVVKNGKVIKQIEYLTADKEEYHYMAQASSAVDEKGEFQSKLISTRHRGDFPFRSPSEIQYMDLAPLQVVSVSTALIPFLEHDDANRALMGSNMQRQAVPLLIEEAPFVGTGIESRAAYDAGVCIVAKKDGVVSKVDASGIWIKEDASKEIVNYSLIKFKKTNQGTCFNQKPNVSMLHNLEGGKVSKVSKEKIEITLNNGEKVPYDLIISDELQYAPVVKEGQEVPSGFAIAGQIIKGEKVGEYGAILQKGTVLANGPSTDEGYLALGRNVLVAFMPWEGYNFEDAILISERIIKEDVFSSIHIEEFEIQARETKLGQEQITRDIPNLSDKAFRDLDESGVIRIGAEVKPGDILVGMVTPKGETDLTPEYKLLHSIFGEKAKEVRDSSLRMPNGFEGTVIDIKRFSRDNGDELAAGVEEMVKVYVARKRKLLVGDKMAGRHGNKGVVARVMAQEDMPYMEDGTPVDIVLNPLGVPSRMNLGQIFETQLGFAAKKLGLNFETPVFDGATEDDVQEFCRQAGLPGNSKFKLYDGRTGDSFINPVFCGYIYMLKLAHLVDDKIHARSTGPYSLVTQQPLGGKAQFGGQRLGEMEVWALEAYGASHTLQELLTIKSDDMLGRARIYEAIVKGIHSIKPGIPESFNVLVQELRGLALDIIIKDSEGSEVDISDYEDEFSKNKKKIKFETIENA; this is encoded by the coding sequence ATGAATACCCGGATACAATCTAGAAAGCGGGTAAATTTCGGTAAAATTACCGACCTCAATTTACTTCCGAATCTAATTTATGTACAGAAAAAATCCTTTGATTGGTTTTTACAGGCAGAAGCCAAAGATCCAACCAAACGAGCCAACCAAGGCTTGGAAGCTGTATTTCGTGAATCCTTTCCTATTGAAAGCCCAAACAATGACATGGTCATGGAATACGGTCATTATATTTTGGGGGATGCAAAAAGAAACCCTCAAGAATCCAAAGATACAGATTCCTCTTATGCCGCTCCGTTAAAAGCAGTTATACGATTAATTATCAAAGAAACGGGTGAGATCAGAGAGCAAGTGGTTTATATGGGAGACCTTCCTATTATGACCGACCACGGGACTTTTATCATCAATGGCGCTGAGCGCGTTGTGGTAAGTCAATTGCACAGATCTCCCGGTATTTTCTTTTCTTACGACCAAGCAAGAGATACATTTTCAGCACGAGTGATTCCTTACCGAGGATCCTGGCTTGAATTTGAAATGGACAATAAGGGTATACTTGTTGCCAAAATCGATCGTAAGAAAAAATTCCCGGCTACACTTCTTGTGAAGTCCATGGGAATGGGAACAAACGAAGAAGTATTACGTTTGTTCTACGGTTCTTCCAAAATGAAGATCGCAGGTGCGGGTCCGAAAGAACTCAAAAGACTCATCGGAAGAAGAACGATTGCAGATATCATCAACATGGAAACAGGCGAGGTAATGCTCGATGCCGGTTCCAAAATCAACGAAGATAATATTTCCATCCTTCGTGAGATGAAAGTGAAAGAAGTGGATGTCATCGAATTTCCGAAAGGAAAAGACAATCCTGTTCTCATCAACTGTCTTGAAAAAGACGGAGTGAACGATTACGAAGACGCGATCAAAAAATTTCACACAATTATGCGTCCGGGCGAACCGTCTACGATTGAAAATGCGGAGTCCGAGTTAAAGAGACTTTTCTTTTCTCCTAAAACTTTTGATTTGGGAATCGTCGGTCGTTACAAAATCAATAGCAAATTCGAATTCAACAATCCGAAAGATTTCAATAAAGTGGAAGATAGAGTTCTTCGTAAAGAAGACATCATAGAAACGGTTCGTTATCTTGTGATGCTTATGTCTGATGCGGAAAACTTTTATCCGGATGATATTGACCACTTGGGAAACAGAAGGATTCGTTCTGTGGGAGAACTTATCTCCAACCAGTTGAAACTCGGTTTTTCCAGAGTGGAAAGAGTGATCAAAGAGAGAATGACGGTTCAAGAACCGGAACAACAAACTCCTCAACTTTTGATTTCTATCAAACCTATCACAGCTGTGATCAATGAATTTTTCGGATCATCGCAGCTTTCTCAGTTTATGGATCAAACAAACCCTCTGGCGGAATTGACCCACAAACGAAGATTAAACGCTCTTGGTCCTGGTGGTCTTTCTCGTGACCGCGCCGGATTTGAAGTGCGTGACGTTCATTATTCCCATTACGGCAGAATGTGCCCGATTGAAACACCGGAAGGCCCGAACATCGGACTCATTCTTTCCATGTCGAGTTTTGCCCGGGTGAACGATTACGGATTCTTGGAAACTCCTTATAGAGTGGTTAAAAACGGAAAAGTAATCAAACAAATCGAGTATTTAACGGCTGATAAAGAAGAATACCATTACATGGCGCAAGCTTCTTCTGCTGTGGATGAGAAAGGAGAATTCCAATCCAAACTCATTTCCACTCGTCATAGAGGCGATTTCCCTTTCAGAAGCCCAAGCGAAATCCAATATATGGATTTGGCTCCTCTGCAAGTAGTGTCCGTATCTACGGCACTCATTCCTTTCCTGGAACATGACGATGCGAACCGCGCGCTTATGGGTTCTAACATGCAACGTCAAGCTGTACCTCTTCTGATCGAAGAAGCACCTTTTGTGGGAACAGGAATCGAATCCAGAGCAGCTTATGACGCGGGAGTTTGTATCGTTGCGAAAAAGGACGGAGTCGTTTCCAAAGTCGACGCATCCGGAATTTGGATCAAAGAAGACGCTTCCAAAGAAATAGTAAATTATTCTTTGATTAAGTTCAAGAAAACCAACCAAGGAACTTGTTTTAATCAAAAACCGAACGTAAGCATGCTTCACAACCTGGAAGGTGGTAAAGTTTCAAAAGTTTCTAAGGAAAAAATTGAAATCACACTGAACAACGGTGAAAAAGTTCCTTACGATTTGATCATCTCCGATGAATTGCAATATGCTCCTGTTGTGAAAGAAGGACAAGAAGTTCCTTCCGGATTTGCAATTGCAGGTCAAATCATCAAAGGTGAGAAAGTAGGGGAATACGGCGCCATCCTTCAAAAAGGAACCGTACTTGCCAACGGTCCATCCACTGACGAAGGTTATTTGGCGCTGGGACGAAACGTTCTGGTTGCTTTCATGCCTTGGGAAGGATACAATTTTGAGGATGCGATTCTGATTTCGGAACGTATCATCAAAGAAGACGTATTTTCATCCATTCACATTGAAGAGTTCGAAATCCAAGCTCGTGAAACGAAACTGGGACAAGAACAAATCACTCGGGATATTCCAAACCTTTCCGACAAAGCTTTCCGCGACTTGGACGAATCCGGTGTGATTCGAATCGGCGCGGAAGTAAAACCGGGAGATATTTTGGTAGGTATGGTAACTCCTAAAGGGGAAACCGACCTCACTCCTGAATACAAACTACTTCATTCCATTTTTGGAGAAAAAGCAAAAGAAGTAAGAGATTCTTCTCTTCGCATGCCAAATGGGTTTGAAGGAACAGTGATCGATATTAAAAGATTTTCACGCGACAACGGTGACGAACTCGCTGCCGGTGTGGAAGAAATGGTTAAGGTTTATGTTGCCCGCAAACGTAAACTACTCGTTGGGGACAAGATGGCGGGACGCCACGGAAACAAAGGGGTTGTCGCTCGGGTTATGGCTCAAGAAGACATGCCTTATATGGAAGACGGCACTCCTGTTGATATCGTGCTAAACCCACTCGGGGTTCCTTCCCGTATGAACTTGGGCCAGATCTTTGAAACCCAACTTGGTTTCGCTGCAAAAAAACTAGGATTGAATTTCGAAACACCTGTATTTGACGGTGCAACGGAAGATGACGTTCAGGAATTCTGCCGCCAAGCAGGACTTCCCGGTAACAGCAAATTCAAGTTATACGACGGAAGAACCGGTGATAGTTTTATCAACCCTGTATTCTGCGGTTATATCTACATGTTGAAACTGGCTCACTTAGTGGATGACAAAATCCATGCTCGTTCTACAGGACCATACTCGCTTGTGACTCAACAACCTCTCGGTGGTAAAGCACAGTTCGGTGGTCAAAGATTAGGAGAGATGGAAGTTTGGGCATTGGAAGCATACGGTGCTTCTCATACCTTACAAGAATTACTTACAATCAAGTCGGATGATATGTTGGGTCGTGCTCGTATTTACGAAGCGATCGTTAAAGGGATCCATTCCATTAAACCTGGAATTCCGGAATCTTTTAACGTTCTCGTTCAGGAATTGCGAGGTCTCGCTCTTGACATCATCATCAAAGACTCCGAAGGATCGGAAGTGGATATTTCTGATTACGAAGATGAATTCTCGAAAAACAAAAAGAAAATCAAATTCGAGACCATCGAAAACGCGTAG
- the rpoC gene encoding DNA-directed RNA polymerase subunit beta' has product MRNYNTFESITIRLASPERIKEWSFGEVKKPETINYRTLKPERDGLFCEKIFGTTKDWECYCGKFKSIRYKGVVCDKCGVEVTHSKVRRERMGHIELAAPVSHIWYYRSVPSRMGLLLDMTINQLKSVLYFEKYVIIDPADSGRNRGELIDEDEYHNYLDEYGDKFIAGIGGDAIKELLARIDVDAEARVIRQKIQDRNKISDKRIYKRLEVLEAFRDSGNRPEWMVLDVVPVIPPELRPMVQLEGGRFATSDLNDLYRRVINRNNRLKRLLALKAPEIIVRNEKRMLQEAVDALFDNSRRKRTVKGKGNRPLKSISDMLKGKQGRFRQNLLGKRVDYSGRSVIVVGPELKYHQMGLPKKMALELFKPFIMKRLVDLELAPNIKSAKKKIETEDKEVFDVLDTVVKEHPVMLNRAPTLHRLGIQAFLPILVEGKAIKLHPLVCHAFNADFDGDQMAIHVPLAPKAQLETWMLMLSPHNILNPANGQPICGPTQDIVLGIYYLTSEVKDAKGQGKFFTGLDEVMYAIESKTIEIRTKISVLHEGKIIETTPGRLIFNQVMPKGYVYVNRVLGDKETNKIIADVYEKFGPGQTVVMLDEVKRLGYKYATYFAPTISIEDIRVSPHKEGLVTDANREVEKADMEYRKGIITNEERRKKVIEIWTKTNDKITDGMFKELEKDQGGFNPVFVMAASGARGSKQQIRQLAGMRGLMAKPSGEIIELAIRSNFREGLGVLEFFISTHGARKGLADTALKTADAGYLTRRLVDISQDVIVSEEDCGTKDNITLGLVKEGENIIVSLADRVFGRYTAEDLIDPVTEKVVFPKDTVITRAIGQKIENLGYDRIKVRSPLTCRSRQGICTKCYGMDMARLVPAEIGEAVGTIAAQSIGQPGTQLTMRTFHVGGAASATIQEKEHKVPYRSLVKSVNGRLVKNQSGSTVFARRGTIVIQRLVQEFQTTDLSNVRVVDGQRLEKGEVFGTQLTENGEQMVTADQPGTVSLQGARLRVLGEEVVIPVKIGTIVKCKEDEIVEENKPLAEFDPYNEVIVAELEGTIHWEDLEVGKNVRRDVDPKTSNIILKVVEQKKDRLVPQIIVGGEAYAVPIDALLQYQSGDKVKEGDILFKIPSVAEKTRDITGGLPRVDELFEARRPKDACTLAEIDGKIEDRGEIVKEKRILYIISESADVEKVKVAIPIGKQLRVRHGDFVKTGDQIDEGNFDPHDILSIKGPNALHNYLVSEVQEVYRLQGVHINDKHIEVVVRQMLRKVTITDSGDTSFVNQQQVDKFQFQEENDRVIGEGGSPAQCQPILLGLTKASLNTESYFSAASFQETTKVLTDAAIKGKTDVLAGLKENVIIGHMIPAGTGMKKYRDVEVFKDIPGDLDWDLDSEDDEEEVSELPESTPVSTATLSRLVEEEDEDEDELESDDDDSEEEDDDE; this is encoded by the coding sequence ATGAGAAATTACAATACTTTTGAATCAATCACGATTCGTTTGGCTTCACCCGAACGAATCAAAGAATGGTCGTTTGGCGAAGTTAAAAAACCGGAAACCATCAATTACCGTACTCTAAAACCGGAAAGAGATGGTCTGTTCTGTGAAAAGATTTTTGGAACGACTAAGGATTGGGAATGTTACTGCGGTAAATTCAAATCCATTCGTTACAAGGGTGTTGTCTGCGACAAATGCGGAGTGGAAGTAACTCACTCCAAAGTGCGTAGAGAGAGAATGGGGCACATCGAACTCGCCGCTCCAGTTTCTCATATCTGGTATTACAGATCCGTTCCTTCCCGTATGGGCCTTCTTTTGGATATGACCATCAACCAATTGAAGAGCGTTCTCTATTTTGAAAAATATGTAATCATCGACCCTGCTGATTCCGGCAGGAACAGAGGGGAACTCATCGATGAAGACGAATATCACAACTACCTGGACGAATACGGCGACAAATTCATCGCAGGTATCGGCGGGGACGCCATTAAGGAACTACTTGCACGTATCGATGTAGATGCGGAAGCGAGAGTGATCCGTCAAAAGATCCAAGACAGAAACAAAATTTCTGACAAACGTATTTACAAAAGATTAGAAGTTCTGGAAGCATTCCGTGATTCCGGAAACCGTCCGGAATGGATGGTATTGGATGTAGTTCCAGTGATTCCACCGGAACTTCGCCCTATGGTTCAATTGGAAGGGGGAAGATTTGCAACTTCCGATTTGAACGACTTATACAGAAGAGTGATCAACCGTAACAACCGATTGAAACGACTTCTTGCTTTGAAAGCGCCGGAAATCATCGTTCGTAACGAAAAACGTATGTTACAGGAAGCTGTGGATGCTCTTTTCGACAACAGCCGTCGCAAAAGAACTGTTAAAGGAAAGGGAAATCGTCCTTTGAAATCCATTTCCGATATGTTGAAAGGAAAACAAGGCCGATTCCGCCAAAACCTACTTGGTAAGAGGGTGGATTATTCCGGTCGTTCCGTAATCGTTGTCGGTCCTGAACTCAAATACCACCAAATGGGTCTTCCTAAAAAGATGGCTCTCGAGTTATTCAAACCTTTCATTATGAAACGTTTGGTTGACTTGGAACTTGCTCCGAACATCAAGTCTGCGAAGAAAAAAATCGAGACGGAAGACAAAGAAGTTTTCGATGTTTTGGACACTGTAGTGAAAGAACACCCTGTTATGTTGAACAGAGCTCCGACTCTGCACAGATTGGGGATCCAAGCATTTTTACCAATCCTTGTAGAAGGAAAAGCGATCAAACTTCATCCTCTCGTATGTCACGCGTTCAACGCCGACTTTGACGGGGATCAGATGGCGATTCACGTTCCTCTTGCTCCGAAAGCGCAATTGGAAACTTGGATGCTTATGCTTTCTCCTCACAATATCCTGAATCCTGCGAACGGCCAACCGATTTGCGGACCGACTCAAGATATCGTACTTGGAATTTACTACCTAACTTCCGAAGTGAAAGACGCAAAAGGCCAAGGGAAATTTTTCACCGGTCTTGACGAAGTGATGTATGCGATCGAATCCAAGACCATAGAGATTCGAACAAAAATTTCGGTTCTTCACGAAGGTAAAATCATCGAGACAACACCTGGTAGACTTATTTTCAACCAAGTGATGCCGAAAGGTTATGTTTACGTAAACAGAGTTCTTGGTGACAAGGAAACTAACAAAATCATCGCGGATGTTTACGAAAAATTCGGTCCCGGCCAAACTGTAGTTATGCTGGACGAAGTGAAACGTCTGGGTTATAAATACGCGACTTATTTCGCTCCGACCATATCTATCGAAGATATCCGGGTTTCTCCACATAAAGAAGGTTTGGTGACTGATGCCAACCGGGAAGTGGAAAAAGCCGACATGGAATACCGAAAAGGTATTATCACCAACGAAGAACGTCGTAAAAAGGTAATCGAGATTTGGACCAAAACCAATGACAAGATCACCGACGGGATGTTCAAGGAATTGGAAAAAGACCAAGGCGGGTTCAACCCTGTTTTCGTTATGGCTGCCTCAGGTGCCCGCGGATCGAAACAACAGATTCGTCAGCTTGCCGGAATGAGGGGACTTATGGCGAAACCGAGCGGTGAGATCATCGAGCTTGCAATTCGTTCCAATTTCCGTGAAGGTCTGGGAGTATTAGAGTTTTTTATCTCCACTCACGGTGCTCGTAAAGGTCTTGCCGATACGGCTCTAAAAACTGCCGATGCGGGTTATTTGACTCGTCGTTTGGTGGATATTTCCCAAGACGTAATCGTTTCGGAAGAAGATTGCGGAACAAAAGACAATATCACTCTCGGCCTTGTAAAAGAAGGGGAAAACATCATTGTTTCTCTTGCGGATCGTGTGTTCGGTCGTTATACGGCGGAAGATTTGATCGATCCTGTAACAGAAAAAGTAGTATTCCCGAAAGACACTGTGATCACTCGAGCGATCGGTCAAAAGATCGAAAACCTAGGATACGACAGAATCAAAGTTCGTTCTCCTCTGACTTGCCGTTCCCGCCAAGGTATCTGTACAAAATGTTACGGTATGGACATGGCTCGACTCGTGCCTGCGGAAATCGGAGAAGCAGTGGGAACCATTGCGGCTCAGTCGATCGGCCAACCGGGAACTCAGCTTACGATGAGAACTTTCCACGTAGGTGGAGCCGCTTCTGCAACGATCCAGGAAAAAGAACACAAAGTTCCTTACCGCTCTCTGGTAAAATCGGTAAACGGCCGTTTGGTGAAAAACCAATCAGGTTCTACCGTATTTGCCCGTCGCGGGACAATCGTAATTCAAAGATTAGTACAAGAATTCCAAACAACGGATCTTTCCAATGTCAGAGTCGTTGACGGACAAAGACTGGAAAAAGGGGAAGTATTCGGAACTCAACTCACTGAAAACGGTGAGCAAATGGTAACTGCCGATCAACCGGGAACCGTTTCCTTGCAAGGTGCAAGACTTAGAGTTCTCGGGGAAGAAGTAGTAATCCCTGTAAAAATCGGAACGATTGTAAAATGCAAAGAAGACGAAATTGTAGAAGAGAACAAACCTCTTGCAGAGTTTGATCCGTACAATGAAGTAATCGTTGCCGAATTGGAAGGAACCATTCATTGGGAAGATTTGGAAGTAGGAAAAAACGTCAGAAGAGATGTGGATCCTAAAACTTCCAATATCATCCTAAAAGTGGTAGAGCAGAAAAAAGATAGACTTGTTCCACAGATCATAGTGGGCGGGGAAGCTTATGCGGTTCCAATCGATGCATTATTGCAATACCAATCCGGTGATAAGGTAAAAGAAGGAGATATCTTATTTAAGATTCCTTCCGTTGCTGAAAAAACCAGAGATATCACCGGGGGTCTTCCTCGAGTAGACGAACTTTTCGAAGCTCGTCGTCCGAAAGATGCCTGCACACTTGCAGAGATCGACGGTAAAATCGAAGATCGTGGTGAGATCGTAAAAGAAAAACGTATCCTTTATATCATTTCAGAATCTGCGGATGTGGAAAAAGTAAAAGTAGCGATCCCGATCGGTAAACAACTTCGTGTTCGTCACGGAGACTTTGTTAAGACCGGGGATCAAATCGACGAAGGAAACTTCGATCCGCATGATATCCTTAGCATCAAAGGACCGAATGCACTTCATAACTATCTTGTTTCCGAAGTTCAGGAAGTTTATCGTTTGCAAGGGGTTCATATCAATGACAAACACATCGAAGTAGTGGTTCGCCAAATGCTTCGTAAGGTGACAATCACTGATAGTGGGGATACATCTTTTGTAAATCAACAACAAGTGGATAAATTCCAATTCCAAGAGGAAAACGATCGAGTGATCGGAGAAGGGGGAAGCCCGGCGCAGTGCCAACCGATTTTACTCGGTTTGACAAAAGCATCTCTTAACACTGAATCTTATTTCTCTGCGGCTTCTTTCCAGGAAACGACTAAGGTTCTTACCGATGCGGCGATCAAAGGAAAAACAGACGTACTTGCGGGACTCAAAGAAAATGTGATCATTGGTCACATGATTCCTGCGGGAACCGGTATGAAAAAATACCGAGATGTTGAAGTTTTCAAAGACATTCCTGGGGATTTGGATTGGGATCTGGATTCGGAAGATGACGAAGAAGAAGTTTCCGAACTCCCTGAATCCACTCCTGTTTCTACTGCCACACTCTCCCGTTTGGTAGAAGAAGAGGACGAAGATGAAGACGAATTGGAGTCGGACGATGACGACTCGGAAGAAGAGGATGACGACGAATAG
- the rpsG gene encoding 30S ribosomal protein S7, giving the protein MSRRRGKVEPREIIGDPKYNDKVITKFINCLMVDGKKSVAESVFYDALEVINKKTGADPFQVFQEALENVKPQVEVKSRRVGGVTYQVPIEVRPERRLALGIRWLIRYSRDRNEKSMKNKLAAEFMEAQKGTGSAIKKKEDIRKMADANKAFSHYRW; this is encoded by the coding sequence ATGTCAAGAAGAAGAGGAAAAGTAGAACCCCGCGAAATCATTGGTGATCCGAAATACAATGATAAAGTGATTACTAAGTTCATCAACTGCCTTATGGTTGATGGAAAAAAAAGCGTAGCAGAATCCGTGTTCTACGATGCTTTGGAAGTTATTAATAAAAAAACCGGCGCTGATCCGTTCCAAGTTTTCCAAGAAGCTTTGGAAAACGTAAAACCACAAGTGGAAGTAAAATCCAGAAGAGTGGGCGGGGTGACTTATCAGGTTCCTATCGAAGTACGTCCGGAAAGAAGACTTGCTCTTGGAATCAGATGGTTGATTCGTTATAGCCGTGACAGAAACGAAAAATCGATGAAAAACAAATTAGCTGCAGAATTTATGGAAGCTCAAAAAGGTACCGGATCTGCAATTAAGAAGAAAGAAGATATCAGAAAAATGGCAGATGCTAACAAAGCATTCTCTCATTACCGCTGGTAG
- the rpsL gene encoding 30S ribosomal protein S12 encodes MPTINQLIRHGRDAQKKRTKSPALKACPQRRGVCTRVMTFTPKKPNSALRKVARVRLTTGIEVTAYIPGEGHNLQEHNVVLIRGGRVKDLPGVRYHIIRGTLDTLGVDKRRKSRSKYGAKKPKA; translated from the coding sequence ATGCCTACAATCAATCAGCTCATCCGCCACGGAAGAGACGCACAAAAGAAAAGAACTAAATCTCCCGCTCTAAAGGCATGTCCTCAAAGAAGAGGTGTTTGCACTAGAGTAATGACATTTACTCCTAAAAAACCGAACTCTGCCCTTAGAAAGGTAGCAAGGGTTCGATTGACTACCGGGATCGAAGTAACTGCTTATATCCCAGGTGAAGGTCATAATTTACAAGAGCACAACGTGGTACTGATCCGCGGTGGAAGAGTAAAAGATTTACCAGGGGTTCGTTATCATATCATTCGTGGTACACTGGATACTCTCGGTGTAGACAAACGTCGCAAAAGCCGTTCAAAATACGGTGCGAAAAAACCTAAGGCTTAA